A genomic region of Phycodurus eques isolate BA_2022a unplaced genomic scaffold, UOR_Pequ_1.1 contig_27, whole genome shotgun sequence contains the following coding sequences:
- the pfdn2 gene encoding prefoldin subunit 2 isoform X1, translating into MASNGNNMASKAGSSGGGKQSNPSAEQVVATFQRMRQEQRNMASKAAELEMESNEHSLVIDTLKDVDPSRKCFRLVGGVLVERTVKEVLPALQTNKDQISKILESISTKMQEKGRELTEYRERYNIRLVGEGEAQGQSTESSKDSEGGGSKSGAGVLVS; encoded by the exons ATGGCATCGAACGGTAACAACATGGCTTCCAAAGCTGGTAGCAGTGGCGGAGGAAAACAGTCCAACCCCTCCGCCGAACAG GTGGTGGCAACATTTCAGAGGATGCGTCAGGAGCAGCGAAATATGGCCTCGAAAGCAGCCGAGTTAGAGATGGAATCCAATGAACACAG CCTAGTGATTGACACCCTGAAGGACGTGGATCCATCCCGGAAATGCTTCCGTCTCGTCGGCGGCGTGTTGGTGGAGAGGACGGTGAAAGAAGTTCTGCCGGCATTGCAGACTAACAAGGACCAG ATCTCCAAAATCCTGGAGTCCATCAGCACCAAGATGCAGGAGAAGGGGCGCGAACTCACAGAGTACAGAGAACGCTACAACATTCGCCTGGTGGGCGAGGGAGAGGCGCAAGGCCAGTCGACGGAATCCTCCAAGGATAGCGAAGGCGGCGGCTCTAAAAGCGGCGCTGGTGTTTTGGTTTCATAG
- the pfdn2 gene encoding prefoldin subunit 2 isoform X2 encodes MAAQVLHCSKELLRKCKSSASKTLNQVPSTPSKDPRTAEFVACLVIDTLKDVDPSRKCFRLVGGVLVERTVKEVLPALQTNKDQISKILESISTKMQEKGRELTEYRERYNIRLVGEGEAQGQSTESSKDSEGGGSKSGAGVLVS; translated from the exons ATGGCAGCCCAAG TGTTACACTGCTCCAAAGAACTGTTGAGGAAATGCAAGAGCAGCGCCAGCAAGACCCTCAACCAAGTCCCTTCGACACCCTCCAAAGACCCTCGAACGGCCGAATTTGTAGCATG CCTAGTGATTGACACCCTGAAGGACGTGGATCCATCCCGGAAATGCTTCCGTCTCGTCGGCGGCGTGTTGGTGGAGAGGACGGTGAAAGAAGTTCTGCCGGCATTGCAGACTAACAAGGACCAG ATCTCCAAAATCCTGGAGTCCATCAGCACCAAGATGCAGGAGAAGGGGCGCGAACTCACAGAGTACAGAGAACGCTACAACATTCGCCTGGTGGGCGAGGGAGAGGCGCAAGGCCAGTCGACGGAATCCTCCAAGGATAGCGAAGGCGGCGGCTCTAAAAGCGGCGCTGGTGTTTTGGTTTCATAG
- the b4gat1 gene encoding beta-1,4-glucuronyltransferase 1, with amino-acid sequence MRLPKKCSAFRVVLSALLLVALLQLLYLSFLSKLHGKQQRHRYSELFGGTAHSEESSRKERLRYSLSTGGIFDHSGQYRVYKNLIPSDSTGKPGSNVLTLATHTSMNNLHHLEGLLERWRSPLSAAIFAHGQDVEFATALLYALGVLCPRMRALVDFHLVCLSGETASFPERDHRHFAGLDDCAAVFSRLEAHASKYKNYAIGANVSYPNNLLRNVARAGAEAPYVLVVDIDTVPAADLHRHFLAMVARRRPAADRVFVLPAFEIRHTRKMPATKAELLQLYQVGEVRPFYEELCPRCQARTNYSQWLNSRVRDPSGGLEVAYTLTWADPWEPFYIGPRAVPLYDESFKQYGFNRISQACELHVAGYKFSVLNSAFLVHRGFKIQGEFHTRKDEENQHNRLLFRSFKEALKTKYPTSSRRC; translated from the exons ATGCGTCTCCCCAAGAAATGCTCGGCCTTCCGCGTGGTGCTGAGCGCTCTGCTGCTGGTGGCGCTGCTGCAGCTCCTCTACTTGTCCTTCCTGTCCAAGCTCCACGGCAAGCAGCAGCGGCACCGCTATTCGGAGCTCTTCGGAGGCACGGCGCACTCCGAGGAGAGCTCCCGCAAGGAGCGCCTGAGATACTCTCTGTCCACCGGGGGCATCTTCGACCACAGCGGGCAGTACCGCGTGTACAAGAACCTGATTCCGAGCGACTCGACCGGCAAGCCGGGTTCCAACGTTCTCACGTTGGCCACCCACACGAGCATGAACAACCTGCACCACCTGGAAGGTCTCCTGGAGCGATGGCGCAGCCCGCTGTCGGCGGCCATCTTCGCGCACGGCCAGGACGTCGAGTTCGCCACCGCTCTGCTCTACGCGCTGGGCGTCCTGTGCCCGCGCATGCGGGCCCTGGTGGACTTCCACCTCGTGTGCCTCTCGGGGGAGACGGCCAGCTTCCCCGAACGGGATCACCGGCACTTCGCCGGCCTGGACGACTGCGCCGCCGTCTTCTCCCGGCTGGAAGCCCACGCGAGCAAATATAAGAACTACGCCATCGGCGCGAACGTGTCGTACCCGAATAACCTCCTGCGCAACGTGGCGAGAGCGGGCGCCGAGGCCCCGTACGTCCTGGTCGTCGACATCGACACGGTGCCCGCCGCTGACCTGCACCGGCACTTCCTGGCGATGGTGGCGAGGCGCCGGCCCGCGGCGGACCGCGTGTTCGTCTTGCCCGCCTTCGAGATCCGCCACACCAGGAAGATGCCCGCCACCAAGGCCGAGCTGCTGCAGCTCTACCAGGTGGGCGAGGTGCGACCTTTCTACGAGGAGCTGTGCCCTCGCTGCCAAGCCCGCACCAATTACTCCCAGTGGCTCAACAGCCGCGTCCGCGACCCCTCCGGCGGCCTGGAGGTGGCCTACACGCTCACCTGGGCGGATCCCTGGGAGCCCTTCTACATCGGCCCGCGCGCGGTGCCCCTCTACGACGAAAGCTTCAAGCAGTACGGCTTCAACCGCATCAGCCAG GCCTGCGAGCTCCACGTGGCCGGGTACAAGTTCTCCGTGCTGAACTCGGCCTTCCTCGTCCACCGTGGCTTCAAGATCCAGGGCGAATTCCACACCAGAAAGGACGAGGAGAACCAACACAACAGGCTCCTGTTCCGCAGCTTTAAAGAGGCTCTGAAGACCAAATATCCGACTTCAAGCAGGCgatgctaa